One genomic segment of Hevea brasiliensis isolate MT/VB/25A 57/8 chromosome 3, ASM3005281v1, whole genome shotgun sequence includes these proteins:
- the LOC110654174 gene encoding phosphatidylinositol 4-phosphate 5-kinase 4, whose translation MSKEQSGVIKAWEATLRKTQAAKKRANSIFGTVSVAHADDENEEDHDHNNGGVALESYQAEKVLPNGDYYTGQWYDNFPCGQGRYLWTDGCTYVGEWNKGKTMGRGKFSWPSGATYEGEFKSGYMDGNGIYTGPSGDTYKGQWIMNLKHGHGVKSFANGDLYDGEWRRGLQEGHGKYQWTNGNHYIGDWKNGKICGKGTFVWSNGNRYDGNWEDGVPKGNGTFKWPDGSFYVGNWSKDPEEQNGTYYPSGSSTEQNLEWNPEDVYKIHLSESQICPGEKVSILPSQKRLAVWNSSKGGGEKPRRMSVDGRVSVGVERPFDRMNLWEAEDVDGNDKNPMVGKPLEADLLGLYVDEGFPKRLPIKVPKFVKRQGETICKGHKNYELMLNLQLGIRHSVGRPAPVASLDLKASAFDPKEKVWTRFPPEGTKHTPPHQSSEFKWKDYCPLVFRTLRKLFKVDPADYMLSICGNDALRELSSPGKSGSFFYLTNDDRYMIKTMKKAEVKVLIRMLAAYYNHFRAFENTLVTKFFGLHCVKLTGPTQKKVRFIIMGNLFCSEYTIHRRFDLKGSSLGRITDKPESEIESTTILKDLDLNFIFRLQKSWFQEFCRQVDRDCEFLEQERIMDYSLLVGLHFREVSHSGDLIPSASRINSGGETESDGGPRLSRADMDHLLLDPARWARIRLGVNMPARVERTMRRNDCEIQLVGEPTGEYYDVIMFFGIIDILQDYDISKKLEHAYKSIQYDPSSISAVDPKQYSRRFRDFIFKIFTEET comes from the exons atgaGCAAAGAACAAAGCGGAGTTATAAAGGCATGGGAAGCCACTTTACGCAAGACTCAGGCCGCCAAGAAAAGAGCAAACAGCATCTTTGGCACCGTCTCTGTAGCCCATGCAGATGACGAAAATGAAGAAGATCATGATCATAATAATGGAGGTGTCGCTCTGGAATCTTACCAAGCAGAGAAAGTCTTGCCTAATGGAGATTACTATACCGGCCAATGGTACGATAATTTCCCTTGTGGACAAGGTAGATATCTATGGACAGATGGGTGCACGTATGTAGGGGAATGGAATAAAGGAAAAACCATGGGAAGAGGAAAGTTTAGTTGGCCTTCAGGAGCTACTTACGAAGGAGAGTTCAAAAGTGGATATATGGATGGAAATGGTATATATACAGGGCCTAGTGGTGATACCTATAAAGGACAATGGATCATGAACTTGAAGCATGGTCATGGAGTAAAGAGTTTCGCTAATGGAGATTTATATGACGGCGAATGGCGCCGTGGATTGCAGGAAGGACATGGAAAATATCAGTGGACGAATGGTAATCATTATATTGGTGATTGGAAGAATGGAAAGATCTGTGGTAAAGGGACTTTTGTGTGGAGTAATGGGAACAGGTATGATGGGAATTGGGAAGATGGTGTGCCTAAAGGCAATGGAACATTCAAATGGCCTGACGGAAGCTTCTACGTAGGGAATTGGAGCAAGGATCCTGAAGAACAAAATGGGACTTATTATCCTTCAGGATCATCCACAGAACAGAATCTTGAATGGAATCCTGAAGATGTGTATAAGATTCATTTATCTGAATCTCAGATTTGTCCTGGTGAGAAGGTTTCAATCTTGCCATCACAAAAGAGGCTTGCGGTTTGGAATTCGTCAAAAGGTGGAGGTGAGAAGCCTAGGAGGATGTCTGTTGATGGAAGGGTAAGTGTAGGTGTAGAAAGGCCATTTGATAGGATGAATTTGTGGGAAGCAGAGGATGTTGATGGAAATGATAAGAATCCAATGGTTGGGAAACCTTTGGAAGCTGATTTGTTAGGTTTATATGTTGATGAAGGGTTTCCAAAAAGGCTTCCAATAAAGGTACCAAAATTTGTGAAGAGACAAGGAGAAACAATATGCAAAGGACATAAGAATTATGAGCTTATGCTCAATCTCCAACTTGGAATCAG GCATTCTGTTGGAAGACCAGCTCCAGTTGCATCCCTTGATTTGAAGGCTTCAGCCTTTGACCCCAAGGAGAAAGTATGGACAAGATTTCCTCCAGAAGGAACAAAGCATACTCCTCCTCACCAGTCTTCTGAATTTAAATGGAAGGACTACTGCCCATTGGTTTTCAG GACTCTAAGGAAGCTATTCAAGGTGGATCCAGCTGATTACATGTTATCTATATGTGGGAATGATGCACTTCGTGAACTTTCCTCTCCTGGAAAAAGTGGTAGCTTCTTTTACTTGACCAATGATGATCGCTATATGATAAAGACAATGAAGAAAGCAGAAGTAAAA GTGCTTATAAGGATGCTTGCCGCCTATTACAACCATTTTAGAGCTTTTGAGAACACTTTAGTTACCAAATTTTTTGGTCTGCACTGTGTGAAGCTAACTGGCCCTACCCAGAAGAAG GTACGATTCATCATTATGGGGAATCTCTTTTGTTCCGAGTACACCATCCATAGACGTTTCGACTTGAAGGGATCTTCACTTGGTCGAATAACAGATAAACCTGAATCAGAGATTGAATCAACAACTATCCTTAAAGATTTAGATCTGAATTTCATATTCAGACTACAGAAATCATGGTTTCAAGAGTTTTGCAG GCAAGTAGATAGAGATTGTGAGTTTCTTGAACAGGAGAGGATTATGGACTACAGCTTGCTAGTGGGTCTTCACTTTAGAGAAGTATCACATAGTGGGGACCTGATTCCTTCTGCTTCTCGTATTAATTCTGGAG GTGAGACTGAGAGTGATGGAGGTCCGCGCCTTTCAAGAGCCGATATGGATCATCTTCTTCTAGACCCAGCCAG GTGGGCTCGGATTAGATTGGGTGTAAACATGCCAGCACGAGTGGAAAGAACTATGAGAAGAAATGACTGTGAAATTCAACTTGTAGGAGAACCAACAGGAGAGTATTATGATGTGATAATGTTTTTTGGTATCATAGACATACTTCAAGACTACGACATTAGCAAGAAGCTTGAGCATGCGTACAAATCCATCCAGTATGATCCCAGTTCAATATCAGCTGTTGATCCTAAGCAATATTCAAGACGCTTTCGTGACTTTATTTTCAAGATTTTTACAGAAGAAACTTGA